In one Mucilaginibacter sp. PAMB04168 genomic region, the following are encoded:
- a CDS encoding M1 family metallopeptidase — MKDRNITNYMLSLFSLIRLSFLLHTLLFTAFYANGKTQNSSSVRTELVLSDTVTEQSWWNVTHYRIAVTPDYRQKSISGENHIAFLAKHAGASLQVDLQQPMKITRVVWNNRDVLFKRKTEGAYIIIFPKVIKAGEKHTIIIQFEGKPREALNPPVDNGWIWTKDEKGRPWISVACEGSGASIWLPCKDVLADEPDNGMSFDITVPDTLVAVANGRLKRRISNNGTATYTWVVKSPINSYNIVPYVGHYVTWHKQYAGLNKVLDCDFWVLDYNLNRGKEHFKQTDTMLRAFEYWLGPYPFYADSYKLVEAPLPGMEHQSAVAYGNGFQNGYRGKDFISGTGWGLKWDFMLVHESGHEWFGNSITAATYGDTWIHEGFTKYLETLYTDFVFGREAGNEYALGTWKRIKNDSPILGTNTSDKYYKGSAMLHTIRQLVGDSVFRGWLHEINRKFYHQVINTGQILKLLNGYTKKDFSKVFAQYLQTTKIPVLEYYFQAGKLHYRWWGCVDGFDMPLKISFDPSNVTVINPTTEWQTLTVTNATGRLMVDRNFLIKVTEVTAGN, encoded by the coding sequence ATGAAAGACCGAAATATCACAAACTACATGCTGAGCCTATTTTCACTTATCAGATTGTCTTTCTTATTACATACTTTGCTTTTTACCGCTTTTTACGCAAACGGTAAAACACAAAATAGCTCCAGTGTGCGTACGGAACTGGTTTTATCAGACACCGTAACAGAACAATCTTGGTGGAATGTAACGCATTACCGGATTGCTGTGACTCCTGATTATCGTCAAAAATCTATTTCCGGAGAAAATCATATTGCTTTTCTGGCAAAACACGCCGGGGCCTCTTTGCAGGTTGACCTACAACAGCCCATGAAAATTACCCGCGTAGTTTGGAATAACAGGGATGTTTTATTTAAAAGAAAAACTGAGGGCGCCTATATAATTATCTTTCCTAAAGTTATTAAAGCAGGGGAAAAGCATACCATAATTATCCAGTTCGAAGGAAAACCTCGGGAGGCTTTGAATCCGCCGGTTGATAACGGTTGGATATGGACTAAAGATGAAAAAGGCAGACCTTGGATCAGTGTAGCCTGTGAAGGATCAGGGGCAAGTATCTGGCTGCCTTGTAAGGATGTCCTGGCTGATGAACCTGATAATGGCATGTCATTCGACATTACCGTGCCAGATACTTTGGTAGCAGTAGCCAACGGGAGGCTTAAAAGGAGAATCAGTAATAACGGAACCGCTACCTATACGTGGGTGGTTAAGAGCCCCATCAACAGCTATAACATCGTTCCGTATGTTGGCCATTATGTAACCTGGCATAAGCAATATGCCGGGCTGAACAAGGTACTTGATTGCGACTTTTGGGTATTAGATTATAATTTAAATAGAGGTAAGGAGCATTTTAAACAGACAGATACGATGCTGCGCGCTTTTGAATACTGGTTAGGGCCTTATCCATTTTACGCCGACAGTTATAAGCTGGTAGAGGCGCCATTGCCCGGAATGGAACATCAAAGCGCAGTTGCTTATGGTAACGGATTTCAGAATGGGTATCGGGGAAAGGACTTCATATCTGGAACGGGCTGGGGGCTGAAATGGGATTTTATGCTGGTTCACGAAAGCGGGCATGAATGGTTTGGAAACAGCATTACAGCGGCCACTTATGGCGATACCTGGATACATGAAGGATTTACTAAATATCTCGAGACTTTGTATACCGACTTTGTGTTTGGCAGGGAGGCTGGAAATGAGTATGCACTTGGTACATGGAAAAGGATAAAAAACGACAGCCCCATTTTAGGAACAAACACATCAGACAAGTATTACAAAGGAAGCGCCATGCTTCATACCATAAGGCAGCTTGTGGGCGATTCCGTTTTTAGAGGCTGGCTACATGAAATAAACCGAAAATTTTATCACCAGGTCATAAATACCGGACAAATCTTAAAGCTTCTTAACGGATATACAAAAAAGGACTTTTCAAAAGTTTTTGCCCAATATTTACAGACAACTAAAATTCCGGTTCTCGAGTATTATTTTCAAGCAGGTAAATTACATTATCGCTGGTGGGGCTGTGTAGATGGTTTTGATATGCCACTTAAGATATCATTCGATCCCTCTAACGTTACAGTTATTAATCCCACAACCGAGTGGCAAACATTGACCGTTACCAATGCTACAGGGCGATTAATGGTCGATCGTAACTTTCTTATTAAAGTAACGGAGGTGACGGCCGGTAACTAA
- a CDS encoding M14 family metallopeptidase — MKLNLLGTLAVTVWLTTAVQAQTVPSPKEHFGFNIGDDYQLATYTQTEAYFKKLSASPRTKLVDIGLTEEGRHQWMLIVSSPENIKNLDKYKDISRKLALSENLTDEQAKSLAAQGKAIVWIDGGLHATETVGTHQLIETAYELTSRTDAETMRILNDAVILLVHANPDGQELVSSWYMSQKDPAKRNMNIPRLYEKYIGHDNNRDFYMMNMKESQNITRQQYLEWFPQIVYNHHQTGPAGSVVAGPPYRDPFNYVYDPLLVTSIDALGAAMSSRLNAENKPGYTERNGTSFSTWWNGGLRTTTYFHNMVGLLTEIIGNPTPASVPLVPERLIPSSNTPFPVTPQPWHYKQSIDYSLSLNYAVLGYAVRQRDLLLYNMYVMGKNSINRGSKDNWTLSPKRADSVNAAYRKDQPAGQTAGAGGRGFGGVPLKYYDQVLKDPTLRDPRGYIIPANQADFPTAVKFINTLVRAGIVIQKATADFKVNGVSYPAGSYIVKTDQPFRPHVLDMFEPQDHPNDFQYPGGPPIRPYDNAGWTLAFQMGVKFDRMLDGFDGPFKRLPYGQLQTPPLHATPNVAKAGYLISPEVNNAFTAVNDLLKAGVDVYRVPTATEGMAAGAFYIPASDAAHNALSKITNTGIKAVIANKKPKGAVKVNKLRIGLWDTYGGSIPSGWIRWLLEQQHFDFERVYAQQIDAGALKSKYDVLVFVGGAIPSANPRQGGGFGEFGGRAPNPDELPAEYRTQTGRITADKSVPQLKAFLEAGGSIVTIGSSANLAYHLQLPVKNALTETVNGQERPLPGDKFYIPGSVLQVTYDTTQPATWGMPAIGDVMFDSSPAFKVDPNANAQGIKALATYTTDKPLRSGWAWGQKYLKGSMAAFVAPYGSGKLYVFGPEITFRAQAHSTFKLLFNQLYGTTK, encoded by the coding sequence ATGAAACTAAACTTACTCGGCACTCTCGCCGTCACGGTGTGGCTTACCACGGCTGTGCAGGCGCAAACCGTCCCCTCGCCCAAAGAGCACTTTGGGTTCAACATAGGCGACGATTACCAACTGGCAACTTACACCCAAACAGAAGCCTACTTTAAAAAGCTGTCTGCATCACCCCGTACCAAGCTGGTTGATATTGGCCTAACCGAAGAAGGCCGCCACCAGTGGATGCTGATCGTTTCATCACCCGAAAACATTAAAAACTTAGATAAATACAAAGATATATCGCGCAAACTGGCGCTCAGCGAAAATCTGACCGATGAACAGGCTAAAAGCCTCGCAGCTCAGGGTAAAGCTATTGTTTGGATTGATGGCGGCTTGCATGCTACCGAAACCGTAGGTACACACCAGCTAATTGAAACCGCTTACGAACTCACCAGCCGTACTGATGCAGAAACCATGCGTATATTAAATGATGCGGTTATCCTCCTGGTACATGCCAATCCCGATGGGCAGGAGCTGGTATCGAGCTGGTACATGAGCCAAAAAGACCCGGCCAAGCGTAATATGAACATTCCGCGCCTGTATGAAAAGTATATAGGACATGATAACAACCGCGATTTTTACATGATGAACATGAAAGAATCACAAAATATTACGCGTCAGCAATATTTAGAGTGGTTTCCGCAAATTGTGTACAATCATCACCAAACCGGTCCGGCTGGTTCGGTAGTGGCTGGCCCGCCTTACCGCGATCCATTCAACTACGTGTATGATCCGCTGCTGGTAACCAGTATTGATGCCTTAGGCGCCGCCATGAGTAGCCGTCTAAATGCCGAAAATAAACCCGGTTATACCGAGCGTAACGGCACCTCTTTCTCTACCTGGTGGAACGGCGGCTTGCGCACTACCACTTACTTTCACAATATGGTGGGTTTGCTAACCGAAATTATTGGCAACCCAACCCCGGCCAGCGTGCCCCTGGTGCCCGAGCGTTTAATACCAAGCAGTAATACGCCGTTTCCGGTTACGCCACAGCCGTGGCACTATAAGCAGTCTATAGATTATTCACTGTCGTTAAACTATGCGGTTTTGGGCTATGCCGTGCGCCAGCGCGACCTGTTACTGTACAACATGTATGTAATGGGTAAAAATTCTATTAACCGGGGTAGTAAAGATAATTGGACTTTATCACCCAAACGTGCTGATTCTGTTAATGCAGCCTATCGTAAAGATCAGCCTGCCGGGCAAACTGCCGGTGCGGGTGGCCGCGGGTTTGGCGGCGTGCCGCTTAAATATTATGACCAGGTACTGAAAGACCCAACACTACGTGATCCGCGTGGATATATCATCCCGGCTAACCAGGCCGATTTTCCTACAGCTGTAAAATTCATTAATACGCTGGTGCGTGCGGGTATAGTTATCCAAAAAGCTACTGCCGATTTTAAAGTGAATGGCGTGAGTTATCCGGCTGGCTCTTATATTGTTAAAACAGATCAGCCTTTCCGTCCGCATGTGCTGGATATGTTTGAGCCGCAGGATCACCCTAACGATTTTCAATATCCCGGAGGTCCTCCAATTCGCCCTTATGATAACGCTGGCTGGACACTTGCATTCCAGATGGGCGTTAAATTTGACCGTATGCTGGATGGTTTTGACGGGCCGTTTAAACGCCTGCCTTATGGCCAACTGCAAACACCACCGCTGCATGCCACACCTAACGTAGCCAAAGCCGGTTACCTTATTAGCCCCGAAGTGAATAACGCTTTTACGGCCGTGAATGATTTGCTGAAAGCTGGTGTTGATGTGTACCGCGTACCAACAGCAACCGAAGGTATGGCTGCTGGTGCATTCTACATTCCGGCAAGCGATGCAGCACATAATGCTTTGTCTAAAATAACTAATACTGGTATAAAGGCAGTTATTGCCAACAAGAAACCAAAGGGTGCAGTTAAGGTAAATAAGTTGCGCATTGGCTTGTGGGACACTTACGGCGGTTCTATCCCTTCAGGATGGATACGCTGGTTGCTGGAACAGCAGCACTTTGACTTTGAGCGCGTTTACGCCCAGCAAATTGATGCCGGTGCCCTGAAAAGCAAGTATGATGTATTGGTGTTTGTAGGCGGCGCTATCCCATCGGCAAACCCACGTCAGGGCGGCGGCTTTGGCGAGTTCGGCGGCCGCGCACCTAACCCCGACGAGTTACCAGCCGAATACCGTACGCAAACCGGCCGCATTACGGCCGATAAATCGGTACCGCAGCTGAAAGCCTTTTTAGAGGCAGGTGGCAGCATTGTAACCATTGGCAGCAGCGCCAACCTGGCTTACCACCTGCAATTGCCGGTAAAAAATGCCTTAACCGAAACCGTAAACGGACAAGAAAGGCCTTTGCCTGGCGACAAATTTTACATACCTGGCAGCGTATTACAAGTAACGTATGATACCACCCAGCCTGCTACCTGGGGTATGCCAGCCATTGGCGATGTAATGTTCGATAGTAGTCCGGCATTTAAGGTTGACCCCAATGCAAATGCACAAGGTATCAAGGCTCTGGCCACCTATACAACCGACAAGCCTTTACGCAGCGGCTGGGCATGGGGCCAAAAATACTTGAAAGGTTCAATGGCCGCTTTTGTAGCGCCTTATGGTTCAGGTAAGCTTTATGTATTCGGTCCGGAGATTACTTTCCGTGCGCAGGCACATAGTACATTTAAACTGTTGTTTAACCAGTTGTATGGTACTACAAAATAG
- a CDS encoding SDR family NAD(P)-dependent oxidoreductase gives MIAHLLNNTNGCLSKLTLAVKQSQKHQLKQFYISFAFCLLVGFMLTGCATAKLGSSGQAKVKGKTYVIVGASSGFGRGVAEQLGSYGANVVLASRRTDLLEEVAGKVRANGGTAMVVTTDISKPDDVQNLAAAVVKQYGKVDVWVNMSGVGAIGRFWEIPLEDQAKVIDVNLKGVIYASYAAVKLFKAQGYGTLINMGSVESESPLAYHATYAATKGAILKFDEALSQELRLSGLKQIKVVTVEPWAVDTPFWGHAANYSGGTARMAAMDGPEKVVNAVIRVSLRPRKELPVGWKARGARNSHRLFPRFTEWLSGNIVHKQQYKKSMPKEATSGSVHQPMSTGRGVEDGVRDRMKKENEEKKKQR, from the coding sequence ATGATTGCGCATTTATTAAATAACACAAACGGCTGTCTAAGCAAACTCACGCTAGCTGTTAAACAATCTCAAAAACATCAGCTAAAACAATTTTACATCAGCTTTGCATTTTGCCTGCTTGTGGGGTTTATGCTTACGGGTTGCGCCACCGCTAAATTAGGTTCATCTGGCCAGGCTAAAGTAAAAGGTAAAACCTATGTCATTGTAGGTGCGTCGAGCGGGTTTGGCCGTGGTGTGGCCGAGCAGTTGGGCTCCTATGGTGCCAACGTGGTACTGGCCAGCCGCCGTACCGATCTGCTGGAGGAAGTGGCCGGTAAAGTACGTGCTAATGGCGGTACGGCTATGGTGGTAACAACCGATATTAGCAAACCTGACGACGTACAAAACCTGGCAGCAGCCGTTGTGAAGCAGTATGGCAAAGTTGATGTATGGGTAAACATGTCGGGTGTTGGTGCCATTGGCCGCTTTTGGGAGATACCGCTTGAAGACCAGGCTAAGGTAATTGACGTAAACCTGAAAGGTGTTATTTATGCCAGCTACGCCGCTGTGAAACTGTTTAAAGCGCAGGGGTACGGTACGCTTATTAATATGGGGTCTGTTGAAAGCGAAAGTCCGCTGGCTTATCATGCAACTTATGCGGCAACTAAGGGCGCTATACTGAAATTTGATGAAGCACTAAGCCAGGAATTGCGCCTGAGCGGGTTAAAACAAATCAAGGTAGTTACCGTTGAACCCTGGGCGGTTGATACCCCTTTTTGGGGCCACGCGGCCAATTATAGTGGCGGTACTGCGCGCATGGCTGCTATGGATGGGCCCGAGAAAGTGGTAAATGCGGTCATCCGCGTATCCCTGCGGCCGCGTAAAGAACTGCCCGTTGGCTGGAAAGCCCGCGGTGCCCGTAATTCGCACCGTTTATTTCCGCGTTTTACCGAGTGGCTTTCCGGGAATATCGTACACAAACAACAGTATAAAAAATCCATGCCTAAGGAGGCAACCTCAGGCTCCGTTCATCAGCCTATGTCAACAGGCCGAGGAGTTGAAGATGGCGTGCGTGACCGTATGAAAAAAGAAAACGAAGAGAAAAAGAAACAGCGTTGA